In the genome of candidate division WOR-3 bacterium, one region contains:
- a CDS encoding DUF1614 domain-containing protein, whose product MFFFPLSFLLFFAFLLLLPFLFLLFQLGIINLAFAKLGLPSEVGFLFFFFSLIGSAINLPLVRKEIEVEEEISFSEIFYLFYRLPKKVFRERIIAVNLGGCILPLLLSLYLLTRASFSAVVICTILMTLIAKFLSRPVRGLGIVMPAFIPPIFSAILALIFSRSNPAPVAYISGVFGVLIGADLLNLHKLEEVGAGMLSIGGAGVFDGIYLVGIIAVLIA is encoded by the coding sequence ATGTTCTTCTTTCCTTTATCTTTTTTGCTCTTTTTTGCTTTCTTATTACTTTTACCCTTTCTTTTCCTTTTGTTCCAGCTCGGGATAATTAATCTTGCCTTTGCTAAGTTGGGCTTACCTTCGGAGGTTGGCTTCCTGTTTTTCTTCTTCTCCCTGATTGGGAGCGCGATAAATCTGCCACTGGTCCGCAAGGAGATTGAGGTAGAGGAGGAGATCTCTTTTTCCGAAATTTTTTATCTCTTCTATCGTCTTCCGAAAAAGGTTTTTCGGGAAAGGATAATTGCGGTTAATCTTGGGGGGTGTATTCTACCGTTGCTTCTCTCTTTGTATCTTCTCACCCGGGCATCGTTTTCCGCAGTCGTGATTTGCACTATTCTGATGACCTTGATTGCTAAGTTTTTAAGCCGGCCGGTTAGAGGATTGGGGATTGTGATGCCGGCTTTTATCCCACCGATATTTTCGGCAATTCTGGCTTTAATTTTTTCCCGGAGTAATCCGGCACCAGTTGCTTATATCTCTGGTGTCTTTGGAGTACTCATCGGAGCAGATTTACTGAACCTTCATAAATTAGAAGAAGTTGGGGCAGGGATGCTCTCCATTGGTGGGGCAGGGGTATTTGATGGCATTTACTTAGTTGGAATAATTGCGGTCTTAATCGCTTAA
- a CDS encoding DNA recombination protein RmuC yields the protein MIYIILLILLGVIIFLILYLLLKKESGIKSSEFLQLLQEQISSLRQEMSQNFATFLNSLQQTTGQVNTRLDNAAAVIRDVSKSLGILQEGTRQVLEIGKEISRLQEILRAPKARGVLGELFLEELLTQLYFPADAYRMQYGFKSGEKCDAVLILGGKLLPIDAKFPLEGFKRILDTEEKDERKKRRREFSQQVKRHIDDIARKYIRPEEGTFDFALMYIPAENVYYEMIIKEEGEESLSSYALNKKVIPVSPNSFYAYLQAILFGLRGLAIEKRAEEILSSINNLSLEFSRFREDFETLGKHIANAFNKYQEVDKKISRLEERFSQTKTIGREEKISLPPSN from the coding sequence ATGATTTATATCATTCTTTTAATTTTATTAGGCGTAATAATTTTTTTAATTCTCTATCTTCTTTTAAAGAAAGAATCAGGGATAAAGTCAAGCGAATTTCTCCAATTACTGCAGGAGCAAATTTCGTCTTTACGCCAGGAGATGAGCCAAAACTTTGCTACCTTCCTCAATTCTCTCCAGCAGACCACCGGACAAGTCAATACCCGGTTAGACAATGCAGCGGCGGTCATTCGGGATGTGAGTAAGAGTTTAGGGATTTTACAAGAAGGAACCCGGCAGGTTTTGGAGATCGGTAAAGAGATCTCTCGCCTTCAGGAGATTTTGCGGGCACCAAAAGCACGGGGCGTTTTGGGTGAACTCTTTTTAGAAGAACTATTAACTCAATTATATTTTCCCGCGGATGCCTACCGAATGCAATATGGGTTTAAGAGTGGGGAGAAATGCGATGCCGTGCTTATTTTGGGTGGGAAACTACTGCCGATTGATGCTAAATTTCCCCTGGAGGGTTTCAAAAGGATACTGGATACGGAGGAGAAAGATGAGCGAAAAAAACGGAGAAGAGAGTTCTCCCAGCAAGTTAAAAGACATATCGATGATATCGCTCGCAAATATATACGACCTGAGGAAGGGACATTTGACTTCGCCTTGATGTATATCCCGGCGGAGAATGTTTATTACGAGATGATAATTAAAGAGGAAGGGGAAGAAAGCCTTTCTTCCTATGCCTTAAACAAGAAAGTGATTCCTGTTTCTCCTAACAGTTTCTATGCTTATCTCCAGGCGATTCTTTTTGGGTTAAGGGGATTGGCGATTGAAAAACGGGCGGAAGAGATCCTCTCATCTATTAATAACCTTTCTTTGGAATTCTCTCGCTTTCGGGAAGATTTTGAAACCTTGGGGAAGCATATCGCTAACGCCTTTAATAAGTATCAGGAGGTGGATAAGAAAATCTCCCGCTTGGAGGAGAGATTCTCCCAAACTAAAACAATCGGGAGGGAAGAGAAAATTTCTTTACCGCCGTCAAATTAG
- a CDS encoding sigma 54-interacting transcriptional regulator — MKDGDLVNLEEKLKKETSLPKKVEILIEISKRHLRSDLKLAKYFATQAIALAKRGKERKSFGEALNFYANILRIEGNMGEALSFAQKALKVGEMENNKSIKATAYQILGLIHQANGDFEKALTCHKEALLLYQAQNDELGLAIAYNNLSLVHWYKGELAEALEYQKKSLAIKEARGESAAVAVSRLNMGVIYEDMGEWESATECFYRALVEKEKIKDCAGIALCYNNIGEIYLKRGKLDKAITLFETAISYSEKIGSLPRKAEALGNLGEANFLMGNFLRAMNLYVEAMEICTKINQKDELAKTYRRMGELLLRSQEIKEAQEFLTKALSLALETGIKKEEGNVRKALGNLYWALGEKETAKKYFQESCEIFRNLGIRYELGKAYLEYGKFLVENYAKNIGLPYLNEAKTIFKNLEIFQEGEELEKYLYRLEREENKGVALLRSLSTICANPAPLTDFCRKCLSLLKEILLLEGCAIRIDSHHLTLGTIEEAEAVAIPLSSGREKLGILYLKFPTPAPISLSETIKEAVANIIALGLEKAKSQAIPKPIELETEKEIPFEGIIGKTAKMREVFAIIKKVAPTKVSILIQGESGTGKELIARCIHNLSFGPDKPFVAINCAAIPETLLESELFGVEKGTATGVTEKKGKFELASGGTIFLDEIGDMTLSLQAKILRVLQEKKFEKVGGRKTIETDVRIIAATNQDLEKNVKEGKFREDLLYRLNVVSLSLPPLRERKEDIPLLVDYFIKKYNNEFQKSCQGVTEEVMDKFFRYHWPGNIRELENVLERAIILAQGEVITNSDLPPHLQFLPQEDKRPELKAIKTKVKKEIGESEREIILNTLQTNQWDITKSAQKLGISRRHLYRLMAKYGLKRPP; from the coding sequence ATGAAGGACGGTGACCTGGTCAATTTGGAAGAAAAATTAAAAAAGGAAACCTCTTTACCCAAAAAGGTAGAAATCTTAATTGAAATCAGCAAGAGACACCTCCGGAGCGACTTAAAACTGGCAAAGTATTTCGCAACTCAAGCCATCGCGTTAGCTAAAAGGGGGAAAGAGAGAAAATCGTTTGGGGAGGCATTAAACTTTTATGCCAATATCCTCCGGATAGAAGGTAATATGGGAGAGGCACTCTCTTTTGCTCAAAAAGCATTAAAAGTTGGGGAAATGGAAAATAATAAATCAATCAAAGCCACCGCCTACCAAATTCTCGGTCTTATCCATCAAGCCAATGGCGATTTTGAAAAGGCACTTACCTGCCACAAGGAAGCCCTCCTTCTTTACCAAGCCCAAAATGATGAACTGGGCTTAGCAATTGCTTACAATAATTTGTCTTTAGTTCACTGGTACAAGGGGGAGTTGGCAGAGGCATTAGAATATCAAAAAAAGAGTTTAGCAATCAAAGAAGCAAGGGGCGAAAGTGCTGCGGTTGCAGTCTCCCGGTTAAATATGGGAGTAATTTACGAAGATATGGGAGAGTGGGAATCGGCAACGGAGTGTTTCTATCGGGCATTGGTAGAAAAAGAAAAAATTAAGGACTGTGCCGGCATTGCCCTCTGTTATAACAATATTGGGGAGATTTATCTAAAAAGGGGAAAGTTGGATAAAGCAATTACCCTTTTTGAAACTGCCATCTCATATTCCGAAAAGATTGGTTCCCTACCCCGAAAGGCGGAAGCATTAGGGAATTTAGGGGAGGCAAATTTTCTTATGGGCAACTTCCTTCGGGCGATGAATCTCTATGTGGAAGCAATGGAAATCTGTACGAAAATTAACCAAAAGGATGAATTGGCGAAGACTTATCGGCGAATGGGAGAACTACTACTCCGTTCCCAGGAGATAAAAGAGGCACAGGAGTTTCTAACCAAAGCCCTCTCCTTAGCCCTAGAAACCGGAATAAAAAAAGAAGAGGGGAATGTGCGGAAGGCACTGGGCAATCTCTATTGGGCTTTAGGAGAAAAAGAGACCGCTAAAAAGTATTTTCAGGAATCTTGTGAGATATTTAGAAATTTAGGAATCCGATACGAATTGGGAAAGGCCTATTTAGAATACGGCAAATTTCTAGTGGAGAACTACGCCAAAAATATCGGTCTCCCCTATCTTAATGAAGCAAAAACGATTTTTAAGAACTTGGAGATATTCCAAGAGGGAGAAGAGTTAGAAAAATATCTCTATCGCTTAGAACGCGAGGAAAATAAAGGCGTCGCTCTCCTCCGCAGTCTCTCCACCATTTGCGCTAACCCCGCACCTTTAACCGATTTTTGCCGGAAATGCCTCAGTCTTCTCAAAGAGATTCTTCTCTTGGAAGGCTGTGCCATCCGAATTGATAGCCACCACCTCACCTTGGGAACGATCGAGGAAGCAGAGGCAGTCGCCATCCCCCTCTCCTCGGGGCGAGAAAAACTGGGTATTCTCTATCTCAAATTTCCTACGCCGGCACCAATTTCCCTTAGTGAAACAATTAAAGAAGCTGTAGCCAATATCATTGCCCTCGGTCTGGAAAAGGCGAAGAGTCAGGCGATTCCCAAACCTATTGAATTAGAGACGGAGAAGGAGATACCCTTTGAAGGCATCATCGGTAAAACTGCCAAGATGCGCGAAGTTTTTGCCATAATTAAAAAAGTGGCGCCCACCAAAGTTTCTATCCTGATTCAAGGAGAAAGCGGCACCGGTAAAGAACTGATTGCCCGTTGTATCCACAATCTCTCCTTTGGTCCCGATAAGCCATTTGTCGCCATCAATTGTGCCGCCATCCCGGAAACCCTTTTGGAAAGCGAACTCTTTGGCGTGGAAAAAGGAACCGCTACCGGGGTGACGGAAAAGAAGGGGAAGTTCGAACTGGCTTCGGGGGGAACTATTTTCTTAGACGAAATTGGAGATATGACCCTTTCCCTCCAGGCTAAGATTCTTAGGGTCTTACAGGAGAAAAAGTTTGAAAAGGTCGGAGGAAGAAAAACGATTGAAACCGATGTCCGAATTATCGCTGCTACCAACCAGGACTTGGAAAAAAATGTGAAAGAAGGCAAATTTCGCGAAGACCTCCTCTACCGCTTAAATGTCGTCTCCCTCTCCCTCCCCCCTCTTCGGGAAAGGAAGGAAGACATTCCCCTTTTAGTTGATTACTTTATTAAAAAGTACAACAATGAATTTCAGAAGTCTTGCCAAGGGGTAACCGAAGAGGTAATGGATAAATTTTTCCGTTACCACTGGCCCGGTAACATCCGGGAGTTAGAGAATGTGTTGGAAAGGGCAATAATTTTAGCCCAAGGAGAAGTGATTACCAATTCTGATTTACCGCCCCATTTACAATTCCTTCCTCAGGAAGACAAAAGGCCAGAATTGAAAGCAATTAAGACAAAAGTGAAAAAAGAGATTGGGGAATCGGAAAGAGAAATTATCTTAAATACCCTACAAACGAATCAGTGGGATATAACTAAATCCGCTCAAAAGTTAGGAATTAGTCGCCGCCATCTCTATCGTCTAATGGCAAAATACGGATTAAAAAGACCCCCCTAA
- a CDS encoding T9SS type A sorting domain-containing protein produces the protein MVFQSTNYQASEKGWPIDTLKNDDGTPERYLGPPNIFFLSRLSPAQPCTLLALIFAKRRGLSSNPSNPVVAGCSLLICRDTLIDWKHYPGERLFIDYFRDSLPAGLTSNWFVYEIFPNETISLTPEEFWVGYKYVQIYPTDTLHPLADEPGDHTRNAYSFSSNGPWNFSPYNFFNRAIVKYEEVDVHDIEVLSVGNSQGFFLPNPGNAQLSGIITNSGTVDEPTVTVACTVYTEAGVAVANWSQSVGSIGVNETLPVYFSPNWTPNTDGVYHIVVRSLLPSDMRPNNDGKIRETQVCSLFAELRYDDNDPELSFTWYFPGNGWANKFTPPYYPCQLLALKFYFSVGGRMVAWILDDDGPNNSPGTILYYSDTTTVSAGTFNTINLYPPLRIDDGSFYVAYIQTDTYPNSPALGVDRNSPLSGENWEYFEGVWKRNLYYGDWLIRALIERIEESPSGWEPRASPNPTKPIKGGGGIAARGDSLVFLIPGNNTLDFLKYSANRNSWISLPSVPIGPDNKKVKKGAYIFDTDRNDKGVEGEVYIFKGSGTQEFYLYDPIHNRWELLPSPGFMKGVKGGFGTFVEIDGEDYIYAGSGSRTDEWKRYKISSRNWEAITPFLPGKAKVGSALAWDGDKKIYFLRAGGKTNEFYCFDLINHSWTRKQDLPLNAPNSRRKRKVKEGGCLEYWNGAFYAVKGGNSKEFWTYSPLRNSWQYLGEVGNGQTQKGIKCGRSLTSTSQGIYCIIGNNTNEFWFYGGKKSSEILKPAVNGEVFNHPTFDIKPNPTKGLTNVSYKLPKKEKVIMKIYNILGELISSQESDAGQFTIQKLPAGIYLLHFETLKSKEERKLIVVK, from the coding sequence ATGGTATTTCAGAGCACCAATTACCAAGCATCAGAGAAGGGATGGCCCATTGATACTTTAAAAAACGATGACGGCACACCGGAGCGATATCTTGGTCCACCAAATATCTTTTTCCTCTCGCGCCTTTCTCCTGCCCAACCCTGCACCCTTCTTGCCCTGATTTTTGCTAAAAGAAGAGGATTATCAAGCAATCCCTCTAATCCAGTAGTCGCGGGATGCTCCCTTCTCATCTGCAGAGACACCCTTATTGATTGGAAGCATTATCCAGGAGAGAGATTATTCATTGACTATTTCCGAGATAGTTTACCAGCAGGATTAACAAGCAATTGGTTCGTCTACGAAATTTTTCCGAATGAAACCATTTCCCTTACGCCGGAAGAATTTTGGGTCGGCTATAAGTATGTGCAAATATATCCAACCGATACGCTCCATCCCCTGGCTGACGAGCCGGGTGATCACACACGAAATGCCTATAGTTTTAGTTCCAATGGACCTTGGAACTTCTCCCCTTACAATTTCTTCAATCGAGCGATTGTTAAATACGAAGAGGTCGATGTTCACGATATTGAAGTTTTATCGGTCGGTAATAGCCAAGGGTTCTTTTTGCCCAACCCTGGTAATGCCCAACTCTCGGGAATTATTACGAACAGCGGAACAGTTGATGAACCAACAGTTACCGTTGCTTGCACAGTTTATACTGAAGCCGGAGTAGCGGTTGCTAACTGGTCCCAATCGGTTGGTTCAATTGGTGTGAATGAGACACTTCCGGTCTATTTCTCACCAAACTGGACACCAAATACCGATGGCGTCTATCATATCGTTGTGCGCTCTCTCCTTCCTTCAGATATGCGACCAAATAATGACGGGAAGATAAGAGAAACCCAAGTTTGTTCCTTATTTGCCGAATTAAGATACGACGATAACGATCCCGAACTTAGTTTCACTTGGTATTTCCCCGGAAATGGCTGGGCGAATAAATTTACGCCCCCTTACTACCCTTGCCAATTGTTAGCACTAAAATTCTATTTTTCGGTTGGAGGAAGAATGGTAGCTTGGATTTTGGATGACGACGGACCTAATAATTCGCCCGGCACTATCCTCTACTATTCTGACACCACAACTGTCAGCGCTGGAACTTTCAACACCATCAACCTTTATCCACCTCTTCGTATTGATGATGGGTCATTCTATGTTGCCTACATCCAAACCGACACTTATCCCAATTCCCCGGCATTAGGAGTTGATAGAAATTCGCCTCTTTCCGGAGAAAATTGGGAGTACTTTGAGGGAGTTTGGAAACGTAATCTATACTACGGCGATTGGTTGATCAGAGCCTTGATAGAAAGAATTGAAGAAAGCCCCTCCGGCTGGGAACCAAGAGCATCACCCAACCCTACCAAACCAATTAAAGGTGGAGGTGGGATTGCGGCACGCGGGGATTCCCTGGTCTTCTTGATCCCCGGTAATAATACCCTTGATTTTCTCAAATATTCCGCCAATCGCAACTCATGGATTTCTCTCCCCTCGGTGCCGATTGGCCCAGATAATAAGAAAGTAAAAAAAGGCGCCTACATCTTTGATACTGACCGCAACGATAAGGGTGTGGAAGGCGAAGTCTATATCTTTAAGGGTAGTGGGACTCAAGAATTTTACCTCTATGATCCAATCCATAACCGTTGGGAATTACTGCCATCTCCGGGATTTATGAAAGGAGTAAAAGGAGGATTTGGGACCTTTGTAGAGATTGACGGTGAAGATTATATTTATGCGGGAAGCGGCTCCCGAACCGACGAATGGAAGAGATACAAAATTTCCAGCCGGAATTGGGAAGCGATTACCCCGTTTTTACCAGGAAAGGCAAAAGTGGGAAGTGCCCTTGCCTGGGATGGTGATAAAAAAATTTACTTCCTGCGCGCTGGGGGTAAAACTAATGAGTTTTATTGCTTTGACCTGATAAACCATTCCTGGACGAGAAAACAAGATTTACCCCTCAACGCCCCCAATAGTCGGAGAAAGAGGAAGGTTAAAGAGGGAGGTTGCTTAGAATATTGGAATGGTGCTTTCTACGCGGTGAAAGGCGGTAATTCAAAAGAGTTCTGGACCTACTCTCCTCTGAGAAACTCCTGGCAATACCTCGGCGAAGTCGGAAACGGACAAACACAAAAGGGAATAAAATGTGGCCGTTCCTTGACATCAACTTCCCAGGGCATCTACTGCATTATCGGCAATAATACCAATGAGTTTTGGTTCTACGGTGGGAAGAAATCCTCTGAGATTCTTAAACCAGCAGTGAATGGCGAAGTATTCAATCACCCCACCTTTGATATTAAACCAAATCCCACAAAAGGCTTAACTAACGTCTCTTATAAACTTCCCAAAAAAGAAAAAGTAATTATGAAAATCTACAACATCTTAGGGGAACTCATCTCTTCCCAGGAAAGTGATGCGGGTCAATTCACGATCCAAAAATTACCAGCGGGAATCTATCTCTTGCACTTTGAAACATTAAAATCTAAGGAAGAAAGAAAGTTAATCGTTGTGAAGTAA
- a CDS encoding T9SS type A sorting domain-containing protein — MSRLIKTLAILGMVSLLFATGKISLNQPTSSAPNLEMKKVVVPMELKVVNPGEPIKGWPIDTLKNDDGDPEWYLSPPSLFFASRLSPVAPCTLLSLMFAKQRNWQTRDTNFPIVAGCSLVICKDTMISGQHTPGRRLIVGYGKDSLPHGWYAAWFIYNIFPYDTFRFSAEDFWVGYRYVRLTTNQSDTLFPLADDPGDATRNAYGPTSNGPWYFYALDWLNRAIVKYEEVDVHDIEVLSVGNSQGFFLPNPGNAQLSGIITNSGTVSEPTVTVACTVYTEAGVAVANWSQSVGPIGVNETLPVYFSPNWTPNTDGVYRIVVRSLLAGDDRPQNDRAMREAQVCSSPAELRYDDNEADNAWAWYFPNNGWANKFTPPYYPCKLTALKYYLWSSDWPNPGGNRIIAKVFDDDGPDGSPGTEIYNSGPVTINRGTYNTINLPTPYTVNSGSFYVAYIQADSYPNCPGLAVDEDGPFAGQKWTYLAEYDTWELDPSPGDWMIRAVVEKIGGPPPGGWTQLPSPTPTKAVKGGGGITARGDSLIFLIPGNNTLDFHKYSTNSNSWTKLPDVPVGPKNKKVKKGAYIVDSDRNDKGVEGEVYVLKGGGTQEFYVYDPLTKGWDSLPGPDFTKGVKGGFATFVEKDGEDYIYVGSGSNTNEWKRFKISTKTWEAINPPLPVEKAKVGSGLAWDGGTKIYFLHGGGKTNDFYYFDLTNSSWSTKNELPLQVPGTTKKKKVKEGGCIEYFGGLIYAVKGGNTKQFWAYFPDGDSWQYLGEVGNGQPQKGIKCGRSLTSTSQGIYCIIGNNTNEFWFYGTGKSFDILKPAISGKPTNTFTLDIKPNPTKGLTTISYNLPEKEIATLKVYNALGELVYSAKSEKNSFTLNKLPAGIYLIRLETKGCTVERKMVILP; from the coding sequence ATGAGTAGGTTAATCAAAACCTTAGCCATCCTTGGGATGGTCAGTCTTCTCTTCGCTACCGGAAAAATCTCCTTAAACCAACCGACGTCTTCCGCTCCTAACCTGGAGATGAAAAAAGTCGTAGTTCCGATGGAACTAAAGGTCGTCAATCCTGGTGAGCCGATTAAAGGTTGGCCGATTGATACCTTGAAAAACGATGATGGCGATCCGGAGTGGTATTTATCTCCACCAAGCCTCTTCTTTGCCTCCCGGCTTTCCCCAGTTGCCCCTTGCACCCTTCTCTCTCTGATGTTTGCTAAACAGAGGAATTGGCAGACCAGAGATACCAATTTCCCAATCGTTGCTGGTTGCTCCTTAGTTATCTGTAAAGATACAATGATTAGTGGTCAACATACCCCGGGTCGGAGATTAATTGTCGGCTATGGCAAAGATAGTCTACCTCATGGCTGGTATGCGGCTTGGTTTATCTATAACATCTTTCCATACGATACCTTCCGTTTCAGTGCTGAAGACTTTTGGGTTGGCTATCGCTATGTGAGACTCACAACCAATCAAAGCGATACCTTATTCCCTCTCGCGGATGACCCAGGGGATGCAACTCGTAATGCCTATGGTCCGACTTCTAACGGTCCTTGGTATTTCTATGCCTTAGACTGGCTCAACCGGGCGATTGTCAAATACGAAGAAGTTGATGTCCACGATATTGAAGTCCTCTCGGTCGGTAATAGCCAAGGGTTCTTCTTACCCAACCCTGGTAATGCCCAACTCTCGGGAATTATTACGAATAGCGGAACAGTTAGTGAGCCAACAGTTACTGTTGCCTGCACAGTTTATACCGAAGCCGGAGTAGCGGTTGCTAACTGGTCCCAATCGGTTGGTCCAATCGGTGTGAATGAGACACTTCCGGTCTATTTCTCACCAAACTGGACACCAAATACCGATGGCGTCTATCGGATTGTTGTTCGTTCCCTCTTAGCCGGCGATGACCGACCACAAAATGACCGGGCAATGAGAGAAGCCCAAGTCTGCTCTTCACCTGCGGAATTGAGATATGATGACAATGAAGCAGATAATGCCTGGGCTTGGTATTTTCCAAATAATGGCTGGGCGAATAAGTTCACCCCACCATATTATCCCTGCAAACTGACCGCATTAAAATATTACCTCTGGTCATCTGATTGGCCAAATCCCGGTGGCAATAGAATCATCGCTAAGGTCTTTGATGACGATGGTCCTGATGGTTCACCCGGAACCGAAATCTATAATTCTGGTCCGGTGACTATTAACCGCGGCACCTACAACACAATAAACCTCCCAACCCCATATACCGTCAATAGTGGTTCATTCTATGTTGCCTACATCCAAGCCGATTCCTATCCCAATTGTCCTGGTCTGGCAGTTGATGAGGATGGACCTTTTGCCGGTCAGAAATGGACTTATTTGGCAGAATATGATACGTGGGAATTAGACCCATCCCCTGGTGATTGGATGATTAGAGCGGTAGTGGAAAAAATCGGTGGACCACCGCCAGGTGGCTGGACACAACTACCTTCTCCAACCCCAACCAAAGCGGTTAAAGGTGGTGGCGGTATTACCGCCAGGGGCGACTCCCTTATCTTCTTAATCCCCGGTAATAATACCCTTGATTTCCATAAATACTCAACCAACTCTAACTCCTGGACAAAACTCCCGGATGTTCCAGTTGGTCCAAAGAATAAGAAGGTGAAGAAAGGCGCCTACATCGTTGACTCCGATAGAAACGATAAAGGTGTAGAAGGTGAGGTCTATGTCTTAAAGGGTGGTGGAACACAGGAATTCTATGTCTACGACCCACTAACCAAAGGCTGGGATTCTTTACCGGGACCTGATTTCACAAAGGGCGTGAAGGGCGGTTTTGCCACCTTCGTGGAAAAGGATGGTGAAGACTACATCTATGTCGGAAGCGGTTCTAACACTAACGAATGGAAGCGATTCAAAATCTCTACCAAAACTTGGGAAGCAATCAACCCGCCTCTACCAGTAGAGAAGGCAAAAGTCGGAAGCGGTCTTGCCTGGGATGGTGGCACAAAGATTTACTTCCTGCACGGTGGCGGCAAAACCAATGATTTCTACTACTTTGACCTGACGAACTCCTCTTGGAGCACAAAGAATGAATTACCACTCCAAGTGCCCGGGACAACTAAGAAAAAGAAGGTGAAAGAAGGTGGCTGTATTGAATACTTTGGTGGTTTAATCTACGCGGTAAAAGGTGGCAATACGAAACAGTTCTGGGCTTACTTCCCAGATGGCGACTCCTGGCAATACCTCGGTGAAGTCGGAAACGGTCAACCGCAAAAAGGTATTAAGTGCGGTCGCTCCTTAACCTCCACTTCCCAAGGTATTTACTGTATCATCGGTAATAATACTAATGAATTCTGGTTCTACGGCACGGGCAAATCCTTTGACATTCTGAAACCAGCAATCAGCGGCAAGCCAACCAATACCTTCACCCTTGATATTAAACCAAACCCAACCAAAGGTTTAACTACTATCTCTTATAACCTACCAGAAAAAGAGATAGCAACCCTGAAAGTCTATAACGCCTTAGGCGAACTCGTCTATTCGGCAAAGAGTGAGAAAAACTCGTTTACATTGAACAAACTACCTGCTGGTATCTACCTGATTCGTCTGGAAACAAAGGGCTGTACGGTAGAAAGAAAAATGGTCATCTTGCCGTAG